One stretch of Microcoleus sp. FACHB-672 DNA includes these proteins:
- a CDS encoding YbhB/YbcL family Raf kinase inhibitor-like protein has product MKLKSTAFAANESIPAKYTCDGQNISPPLSWDEAPAETQSFALIVDDPDAPGGTFTHWVLFNLPAETRQIPEAASDTGGVPGKNDFDTFDYGGPCPPGGTHRYFFKLYALNHNLELEPGIEKADVLRAMESHILATAELVGHYTRKS; this is encoded by the coding sequence CGCTAAATACACCTGCGATGGGCAAAATATTTCTCCACCGCTGAGTTGGGATGAAGCGCCGGCAGAAACTCAAAGCTTCGCCCTGATCGTTGACGATCCCGATGCACCAGGAGGGACATTTACCCACTGGGTTCTTTTTAACTTGCCGGCAGAAACTCGCCAAATACCAGAGGCTGCAAGCGATACAGGCGGCGTTCCTGGCAAAAACGATTTTGACACATTCGATTATGGCGGCCCTTGTCCCCCAGGCGGCACTCACCGTTACTTTTTCAAACTCTACGCATTGAATCACAACCTGGAACTCGAACCGGGGATCGAAAAAGCCGATGTGCTGAGAGCGATGGAAAGCCACATTTTGGCCACAGCAGAACTCGTAGGACATTACACCCGAAAATCTTAG
- a CDS encoding YbjQ family protein, with product MIVTTTDVLQGMVIQDYLGIVTAEVVYGTNAVRDFFAGIRDIIGGRTGSYEQVFERGQRDALAELEQRAQRLGADAVIGVEINTGTINIDGAGSLLLITATGTAVRLIQD from the coding sequence ATGATTGTAACAACAACTGACGTTCTTCAAGGGATGGTCATTCAAGATTATTTGGGGATTGTAACAGCCGAAGTCGTTTACGGCACCAACGCCGTGCGAGATTTTTTTGCCGGCATTCGCGATATCATCGGTGGGCGCACCGGCAGCTATGAACAGGTGTTTGAACGGGGGCAACGGGACGCACTTGCAGAACTGGAACAACGCGCTCAGCGCCTGGGTGCAGATGCGGTGATTGGCGTCGAAATTAACACCGGCACAATTAACATTGACGGAGCCGGTAGTCTCTTGCTCATTACTGCTACCGGCACCGCTGTGAGGTTAATACAGGACTAA